The following proteins come from a genomic window of Miscanthus floridulus cultivar M001 chromosome 2, ASM1932011v1, whole genome shotgun sequence:
- the LOC136522806 gene encoding peroxidase 5-like, whose protein sequence is MGGRRRGGAAGLLVWAVVIAAAAAAAVSRAQLQVGFYDTLCPAAEIIVQEEVSKAASGNPGIAAGLLRLHFHDCFVRGCDGSVLLDSTAGNQAEKDAAPNASLLGFEVIDSAKTRLEQACFGVVSCADILAFAARDALALVGGNAYQVPAGRRDGNVSSAQEAGANLPPPTASVSQLNQVFGAKGLTQADMVALSGAHTVGNARCSSFNGRLYSYGPSGAGQDPSMDPAYLAALTQQCPQVQGSDPAVSMDPVTPTTFDTNYYANLVAKRGLLASDQALLADPTTAAQVVGYTNSPGTFQTDFVAAMLKMGAIEVLTGTAGTIRTNCRVAS, encoded by the exons ATGGGGGGACGACGCAGAGGAGGCGCGGCGGGCCTGCTAGTGTGGGCGGTGGTgattgcggcggcggcggcggcggcggtgtcgaGGGCGCAGCTGCAGGTGGGGTTCTACGACACGCTGTGCCCGGCGGCGGAGATcatcgtgcaggaggaggtcagCAAGGCCGCGTCCGGGAACCCCGGCATCGCCGCGGGGCTCCTCCGCCTCcacttccacgactgcttcgtcagG GGGTGCGACGGGTCGGTGCTGCTGGACTCGACGGCAGGCAACCAGGCGGAGAAGGACGCGGCGCCGAACGCGAGCCTCCTGGGCTTCGAGGTGATCGACAGCGCCAAGACGCGGCTGGAGCAGGCCTGCTTCGGCGTCGTCTCCTGCGCCGACATCCTCGCCTTCGCCGCCCGCGACGCCCTCGCGCTG GTCGGGGGCAACGCGTACCAGGTGCCGGCGGGGAGGAGGGACGGCAACGTCTCGTCGGCGCAGGAGGCGGGCGCGAACCTGCCGCCGCCGACGGCGAGCGTGAGCCAGCTCAACCAGGTGTTCGGCGCCAAGGGGCTGACCCAGGCCGACATGGTGGCGCTGTCGGGCGCGCACACGGTGGGCAACGCGCGCTGCAGCTCCTTCAACGGCCGGCTCTACTCGTACGGGCCCAGCGGCGCCGGGCAGGACCCGTCCATGGACCCCGCGTACCTGGCGGCGCTCACGCAGCAGTGCCCGCAGGTGCAGGGGAGCGACCCGGCGGTGTCCATGGACCCCGTCACGCCCACCACCTTCGACACCAACTACTACGCCAACCTGGTCGCCAAGCGCGGCCTGCTCGCCTCCGACCAGGCGCTGCTCGCCGACCCGACCACCGCCGCGCAGGTGGTCGGCTACACCAACAGCCCCGGCACGTTCCAGACCGACTTCGTCGCCGCCATGCTCAAGATGGGCGCCATCGAGGTGCTCACCGGCACCGCCGGCACCATCCGAACCAACTGCAGGGTGGCCAGCTAG